The genomic window TGTATAAGGTCATAGCACACAAACAAGCAAACAGAAGAAGCGTGTTTTACTACAAACCTGcatatacacacaaacaaaaacacacacacagaaacaaaataagagaacaaaaaaatatgagagaaacaaaaaataaaacggaCAGAGATAATATGTAATAAGCTTTCCACTAGCAAAATACTACTAAAGAAATAACTGAAGGGATTTGAGAAAAGTACAGAAGAAACTTGTTATAATATTATTGATTATTACCTTTTCCTGTTTATAGTATGTCTACAAATATTTGGTGAATcaatataaaaactttttaaaataaaatttacttacaagttttttttattttgaaaggttattttttatatataacaacAAAATAGAACTTATAGAAAAAAGACCTACTATTCTCAGTAatgtactaatttttattttagaaatcttAAACCTTTTTAGAGATACTTATCACCTGATTTAAATGAACAGTCTCAAACTATTAGTATTTAACTTGCGAATGCAAATTGCAGTAGGTACCAATTAACAAAATGCAAGTAAACAAAAATATGCTGTAAGTAAATTTTTAGTGACTACCCGCACCATAACTGTTTAGTTGGAGACTTTTTTGTGACTTTTGTAACCAGTCCTTCGGTTTCAGTACTTTTACGTGACTGTAGGCGTGGATTTACACCACCATTAATTTCAAATCTCAGCATTTTCTTCATAAGAGAAGGCCATAAATTGCCtgcatttaacattttattttcaaacattctttgttatatttataatatctTTATAAGAGTAACATTATGGAAAATTTTGTTTAGTGAATATCATCCAAATAATAAGTCATAACTAGTTTTTATTAAAACAGCAAATAATTCAAGAAATGATCtgtaaaaagattttttattttttttttattgtgaaattcTTGGACGTTATAATCCATCAGAATTGGGTAATTAATTGTAAATGTTCCGAAAAACTATGAAGTAAATATTCAGATTAACAAGCATGTCTTTCATATAATGTAGGTTAACGATACATtaggaacaaaaataatttgaatcaACAATTATGTAGAGATTCCACCACTACAGATCATAAAATACAATTCTTCAAAAAATCTTTACTATTTACCAAAACATTTCATCATTTATTTTCCTAAATAAAGGTCTAAATTTCTACCAAGATGTTAGTGTGCAAAGGTTCATGAACAATTTTGTGGACAGAATATTTCAGATTATTCAACCCATCAGTGTTGAAGCGCTCTCTTCCAGACATGAGATTCAAGAAACGATTTTCACTTGGTCGCTCCTTTGCGTGAGACAACATAAAGTACCTCGCAACCCGCGGGTCGAACCTTACTACCTTAAGTCCTTTGTTTGCAATACGACCTTGGAAATCATCATCTTCCCCACCCCAGCCGTAAAACACATTCGAAAAGCCATTGACATACTCGAACTGCTTTTGCAGGATGGCCACCGCCCCACCAAACAGATCCTGGTACGGGAGGTTGTAGCGGAAAGTGTTGACGCTCGACGACATGTGTCGCGGCTGGTGCGTGCAAGCGTACATGTTGCCCTGCTTTTGGGGGATCAGATCAACGTCGTGGAAGATGAAGCAGTGGTACGGGAAGTATTTCAACGCTTCAACGTAGCCTACGTTGAAAAGCTTGGCGCGATTGAACTGCTCTTTAAAGCTTTGCTCAATTACGAATATTCTGTAATTGAGTTTCTGCTCCTGGAGGAATGGGTGCATGTACGCGAGGAAAATTCGCAGGTGGGAGGTACGATTTCTGAAAGGAACAATGATGGCTACTTCGTGTCGAGATGTGCAGTCTTTCGGCTGCCAAGCTCCACCAGGTTCTACGTGGAGGTTTCTTGCCAATTCCACAATATCATTATGGCTTACAATTAACTTTGGATACTGAAAATCATCCTGCAGGTCATCTGGAACCAACGGGCACAGCACCCTGCCCTCACCCTCTCGCACGAGAGGGGATGGTTCTATTTCACGTGCAATGTCATCTTTGTCTATGAACGGGTAATCTGATGCAAATCTGCCAGGATCCAGTGAGAAAATTAAGACTACGATAATCACGGTAAGCAAAGCACTCCTCCTGATGATTCTTGATTCCACGATGAAAGATCCTCTAATGCTGCTTAACATTTTCCTTACCAATGTCGCCAAAAATGTACCTGCCTAATGGCGGacaacacattttaaaacattgcAATGAGTGAAGGAGTAAGTGAACATGTATAAATAATTCTATCCTTACAGCAGACTTCAACACAAAAATGTGTTGCACAGTTGTAGCAATATTGCCACACTCTTAACATTTGTGTGCGCGGGACCTGCAGATATTTCCTGATGCCTCCACAGCATTATCATCATTTGCTTCTCTCTGAAACAAATATTCACATAAAAGATAATTAAATAGGCGCAAATTATGAGATATGTCACATACCATTTAATCATGATATCACTACACATTCTTTTTTTTAGCTGTACAGAAAAAAGTCTTAATTCAGCTCCTTCTGGACCACAGCAATGTTGTATTAGCGATTTTTCTGGACTATCGAACTTAAATATACGTAGTGTTAATGTGAATAGAGAAGAAAAATCAATACAGAAGAGTGTTACTGTTTAAAAAAGTCTTTGATATCACGTTATGTCTGTGATAAAGATCTCTTTTTCGAAAACGCACTTCGGAAATGTAACCTGccataaaaacacaaaatactGTAGTGAAATGAAAACATTACCTACAAATAATTTTAGGTGCCCCttataaaaatttctgaaaaatatATCTTTGAAAGTAAGTCaaatattacagaaaaaattgtgataaaaaataaaatgaacctACCCTTTAGTATATTCATTCttgtgtttatgaaaaaacttGTGCCTCTAGTCATTCAAGTTACACATTATGATGCTATAACACATAAGCGGTGTAATAAAAGAGTTTTTTACTTCTAGACACATGCTTGTCAGGAATACCACAGGGTGCACCTGGAAACCTTCTAGGTGCAGCAGTGCGACCTGGTGTGCACTTTGAGAACCACTGTGCTGGACCAGCAACACTGAGTTGCACACCTTTCTACTACAGTGAATCTTACTGTGAGGTTGTGTGCCGAATCACCCGCACTTCCGTGTCCCACAGCCCTTGCACACTCATCATGAAGAATGCACCTGTGCTCACACTTCATTAGCAGTCACACCAATTTAAAAACAgcacaattaattttttgatggttggtatacataattacatatttcatctaaaattctttatattgtttaacattacaaaaattctacTTACTACTGAGTTTCACTTAAAATGATAGCTGTATACAGAACTAGCATTAAACTTGCATTAAAAAGACTCTatcaaattttaactttaaaaaaattatagtaatttgTTTTAGTAATAAGTTATGTTAGGATCACTGACTGAGCGTCAGTAATTTTTTGTAGTTGTAGTTGTGATCAAGGTATTACCTATTAATTTTAACTTCCAAAGTTTAATTTACAATCTTTTTTTGGAATCATAAACCAAGCTTGCCAGCATATGTTCctactgaattattttaaaagtcatAAAGGTGACTTTCGAGATAATGGAAAAACATAAGGGAGGAAATATTGCAGATTAAAAAACTCATTACTAAGTTATACTACATACTGTTTTGAAGAGTGTACCTTCATTTTGATGCTAagatttaatgtaaaaattattaatattatttttttaagtgatatTTTTTACAGCCTgtagagtaatatcagaatcacagggtAATGGAAGTGAGTAGGTAATGGAGTTAATGTGTATAATATATGTAACGTATATTGCTCAATGGTGcgggtttaaaaaaaagtttgtaaattaaACAACTTAACAGCTAGTTACAGATGGCAACAGCAGCACATTATTTAATATACTTTTCCATacttttgtaaatgtttacatataCATACTTTCTCATACTAGTGCATACTTTTGCAACTCATAATTCGCAACACTAAACTCTAAACTCAGAGGTTGGTTTCGGTGTTAGCATTAGAACTGTGACCATTtgtatagacatttccaataAAGTTAGATTAGCTATCATACTCATTGTTTAGTGCTCTACTTCAAAAAACATACACTTCAAGGACATcttatgccattgctggtttataCTGGTTATCATGGAAAAACCTCAACTGgttttttctgtgaaaaatataaACCACAATGGCAATTGCctataaaattgtttataatcaATCTTACCtattgcaagaaacattcaaagaaagtgttttttttttactgttgtaatttttattttaacctttCCACTAGAAAAATATACTATACATTATGtactatttgtaaaaaattcaGGCAAATAATCATAACTAAATTTTTACTTCTTGCATTGTGGTCGCTCATTCTCTGGGTTTCTAAAGCTGGATAATCCATACAGAAATAATATGTATTTGTAAATATCTGGACTTCGAAAAAGATTAAACGTCCAAGGCTAGTGAAGGACAAATCCAACCATCACCAAGTTGCAGGTAACCTGCAGAGTGTAGCCTCCTAGATTCCTGGGAGGTCAATATGCAAACTAGCAAATCCATTTTGTCTGCTCAGATTTAAGGGTCCCTCTTACCCGGGCACAcgtacagtgtgcagagcttcagaaaaaaacacacaatttgaaaactgctcaagatatgagCGTAATGACTGTTTATTAAACGCTTTGAAagatacgctgagggtggatgagaagttctgttttcggatttttaaaaatggctaaaaagtgtgttttcaaaataatatttaggaaTGAAACATCCAGTAAAGATTCTAGAAAGCAGTCAAGAGACTTGCATTATTCCTTTTTATCTACATTTATCCACCATTTAATGGCATGGTTATTGCTCAGATCTCATTGTCACCCTATGCAAGACAAGAAGTCCgaagccttgctcttagaggcaaTCCCacactagaaacaccagcgagcgtcacattTATAAACCCACCTCTGACTAGGCGGACCCCTTAATGAATTGTGTTgtagttcatttttttttgcacccactaTAAAGGAACTGCCACATTCATAGTCACGTCTGTCTGCTCTGTCagagctgatggtgcagatgtgcTTATGGCATTTGATGGGCGTGACCTATGACGTCAGGTGCTGTTGGTACAATCACGCTGTCTGATCAAAGCTAACAAACCTAAACTCCTGAAGTCAGATGGGTCAGTCAGCACCATCAGCATGACATGAACAATATTCGCCAAAGAAAAGCACTATGAGTACAAACATACTGTAAAATCacaccaaaataattatttcccaacaaacattttaattttagtttatcatCATTTGGCCTTGAGCATcgctttgttttttttcttgtcaaaatgctttaaacaaaaaatgaattacccgaaaatgaaaatttaaaagtttgtaaGCATGAAAACAACAAGTTTCATATATTAATctctaagttaaatttaaaataaaagtattaaaattttattaaaatacattccaCATTAATCTCTAGTTCGTATAAAGTGCCCTCGAGTAAGCgcaggtttataaactatgccAGACACGCATGAATGCAAGAGGcctaattttaacattttcattaATCCGTTTACAAACTATGCATACTACAAAAATACAATACAAGCATCTGCCAACCTTAAACTTGTTGCGTTACCAACTTCAATGTTTGAAGTGAAGTTTTCCGAAAACTTCTAAAGACGCAGAGGTTATGTGCATATAAGGCGGCAAtgtgttttttaaatacatacatcATACTCCTCTAAACAATTACATTCAT from Bacillus rossius redtenbacheri isolate Brsri chromosome 1, Brsri_v3, whole genome shotgun sequence includes these protein-coding regions:
- the LOC134528035 gene encoding beta-1,4-N-acetylgalactosaminyltransferase bre-4-like; this encodes MLSSIRGSFIVESRIIRRSALLTVIIVVLIFSLDPGRFASDYPFIDKDDIAREIEPSPLVREGEGRVLCPLVPDDLQDDFQYPKLIVSHNDIVELARNLHVEPGGAWQPKDCTSRHEVAIIVPFRNRTSHLRIFLAYMHPFLQEQKLNYRIFVIEQSFKEQFNRAKLFNVGYVEALKYFPYHCFIFHDVDLIPQKQGNMYACTHQPRHMSSSVNTFRYNLPYQDLFGGAVAILQKQFEYVNGFSNVFYGWGGEDDDFQGRIANKGLKVVRFDPRVARYFMLSHAKERPSENRFLNLMSGRERFNTDGLNNLKYSVHKIVHEPLHTNILVEI